The Psychrosphaera ytuae genome includes a region encoding these proteins:
- a CDS encoding chorismate--pyruvate lyase family protein, protein MFPLALPVNWSLAHTHHVLAQFPKLKDWVCCESSLTVRVKELGVSFSVEVLNQSETVLTLEQQQTLKTTDRDALIREVVLKQGNTPLIYAQTLMPHSTILGSEERLAHLGNQSLGQVLFQTKGASRGDIECTEVTHDSDLATFIENHLKQPMHAPVFIRRSLFSLNNKPLLVNECFLPALTEAL, encoded by the coding sequence TTGTTTCCACTTGCTCTGCCGGTAAACTGGAGTTTGGCACACACTCATCACGTATTAGCACAATTCCCTAAATTAAAAGACTGGGTTTGTTGTGAAAGCTCTCTTACTGTGAGAGTCAAAGAACTAGGGGTCAGTTTTTCTGTCGAAGTTCTTAATCAATCAGAAACAGTACTCACGCTAGAGCAGCAGCAAACACTCAAAACGACCGATCGCGATGCTTTAATTAGAGAAGTTGTCTTAAAGCAGGGCAATACACCATTGATTTACGCCCAAACTCTCATGCCGCATTCAACAATTTTAGGGAGTGAAGAACGCTTAGCGCACCTAGGCAATCAATCGTTAGGTCAAGTGCTGTTTCAAACCAAAGGTGCCTCACGTGGTGATATCGAGTGCACTGAGGTTACTCACGACAGTGACCTTGCAACGTTTATCGAGAATCACTTAAAACAACCAATGCACGCGCCCGTTTTTATTCGACGTTCTTTGTTTTCCCTCAACAACAAGCCGCTTTTAGTCAACGAATGCTTTTTACCTGCACTGACGGAGGCTCTGTAA